One Pullulanibacillus sp. KACC 23026 DNA segment encodes these proteins:
- a CDS encoding sugar ABC transporter permease → MKQSTKAAWLSVIFMGLGQLYNRQFIKGIILFIIEAYALIFDLLPFCHSMKGLVTLGTHTQHQDGWTIVPGDDSINLMLIGIINIIIFGIFAWVYVLNARDAYKNGQLRDQGKKPNNFKETLKFLSGNGFPYVLLTPSLVITLFITMLPLLFGIMLAFTNYSSPNHLPPKNLVQWTGFQAFTQLFSMKGWSSTFVGVFTWTIVWTILSTLTCYFVGLLFAVFINTQGIRFKSFWRGIFILPWAIPQFVSILIMHDMFNEDLGPINQYLHMLHLPMVPWFSNPLAAKALLVVVNIWFGFPYWTMLMSGIMTSVNQEMYEAADVDGASPFYKFRKITLPVVLFSTAPLLIMSFAANFNNFNVIYLLTQGAPANSDYMYAGSTDILISWIYNMTLNVGQYNMASVVSLLIFIVISIVTAWNLLRSRAFREEDMMS, encoded by the coding sequence TTGAAACAGTCAACTAAAGCTGCTTGGCTTTCAGTCATTTTCATGGGGCTTGGTCAACTTTATAACAGACAATTTATAAAAGGAATTATTCTTTTTATTATAGAAGCTTATGCTTTAATTTTTGATTTACTGCCTTTTTGCCATAGCATGAAAGGACTTGTTACTTTAGGAACGCATACCCAGCACCAGGATGGGTGGACGATTGTTCCAGGTGATGATTCCATTAATTTAATGCTTATCGGAATTATTAACATTATTATTTTCGGCATTTTTGCTTGGGTATATGTGTTAAATGCAAGAGATGCTTATAAAAATGGTCAATTAAGAGATCAAGGTAAGAAACCAAATAACTTTAAGGAAACTTTGAAATTCTTATCCGGAAATGGTTTTCCGTACGTACTCTTAACTCCGTCACTTGTCATCACATTGTTCATTACGATGCTTCCTTTATTGTTCGGAATCATGCTCGCTTTCACTAACTATTCAAGTCCGAACCATTTGCCGCCGAAAAATTTGGTGCAGTGGACCGGTTTCCAAGCCTTTACTCAATTGTTTTCGATGAAGGGCTGGAGTTCAACCTTTGTCGGTGTCTTTACCTGGACCATTGTGTGGACGATCCTTTCAACACTAACCTGTTATTTTGTCGGTCTATTATTTGCTGTTTTTATCAACACACAAGGTATTCGTTTCAAATCATTTTGGAGAGGTATTTTCATTTTACCTTGGGCAATTCCGCAATTTGTCAGCATTCTCATTATGCATGACATGTTCAATGAAGATCTTGGTCCAATTAATCAGTACCTTCATATGCTTCATTTACCTATGGTTCCTTGGTTTTCCAATCCATTAGCTGCCAAAGCTTTGCTTGTAGTGGTTAACATTTGGTTTGGCTTCCCTTATTGGACGATGTTGATGAGCGGAATCATGACATCCGTTAATCAAGAGATGTATGAAGCTGCCGATGTGGACGGAGCAAGTCCGTTTTATAAGTTTAGAAAAATTACGCTTCCAGTGGTCCTCTTTTCGACGGCACCATTGTTAATCATGAGCTTCGCAGCGAACTTCAATAACTTCAATGTGATTTATCTGTTGACTCAGGGTGCACCAGCCAATAGTGATTATATGTACGCAGGGTCTACGGATATCCTGATATCCTGGATTTATAACATGACCTTAAATGTCGGTCAATATAACATGGCAAGCGTTGTTTCCCTATTAATCTTTATTGTCATTTCGATTGTGACAGCTTGGAACTTACTCCGAAGCCGAGCCTTCCGAGAGGAGGATATGATGTCATGA
- a CDS encoding sugar ABC transporter permease — protein sequence MTTQTPKKLRAGKARGSLLAKTFIYVILSLTVITIIYPIWWIVVGALNPSNGLYAASIIPKGLTLEHFIYLFTQTDYAIWFKNTLYIAVWNTIISTVLVITAAYAMSRFRFKGRKYGLLTLMILQGFPSFMGMIAMFTLLQQLTWFGPHGLLNSLWGLIIIYAGGSIPFNVWMIKGYFDSLPKSLEEAAKIDGASNTKIFFKVMLPLAKPMIAFVAVTHFIGPWMDYIFPSIVLTTSNKFTLAMGLYSMVTGEQNTQFSTFAAGAVLVALPISILFLLFQKQMTEGLTAGANKG from the coding sequence ATGACAACCCAAACACCTAAGAAACTCCGTGCCGGTAAAGCTCGCGGGTCACTTTTGGCTAAAACGTTTATTTATGTCATCCTGTCTCTTACCGTTATTACGATTATTTATCCTATTTGGTGGATTGTGGTTGGGGCATTAAACCCAAGCAATGGTCTTTATGCAGCAAGCATTATTCCAAAAGGATTAACACTTGAACATTTTATCTATTTGTTTACGCAGACAGATTATGCGATCTGGTTCAAAAATACGTTATATATTGCTGTTTGGAACACGATTATTTCAACTGTTTTAGTTATTACAGCGGCTTATGCCATGTCGCGGTTCCGCTTTAAGGGCCGCAAATATGGGTTGTTAACACTCATGATTCTTCAAGGCTTCCCTTCCTTTATGGGAATGATCGCCATGTTCACATTGCTCCAGCAATTGACCTGGTTTGGTCCTCATGGATTATTAAATAGCCTTTGGGGATTAATCATTATTTACGCCGGCGGGTCCATTCCATTTAACGTTTGGATGATCAAAGGGTATTTCGATTCTCTTCCAAAAAGTTTAGAAGAAGCGGCCAAAATTGATGGAGCAAGCAATACGAAGATCTTCTTTAAAGTGATGCTTCCGTTAGCGAAACCGATGATCGCTTTCGTTGCGGTGACCCACTTTATTGGACCATGGATGGATTATATTTTCCCTAGTATCGTGCTGACAACAAGCAACAAGTTCACGCTCGCTATGGGCTTATATTCCATGGTAACCGGCGAACAAAACACTCAGTTCTCAACGTTTGCAGCCGGAGCTGTTCTAGTCGCACTGCCGATCTCCATTTTATTCTTGTTATTCCAAAAGCAAATGACAGAAGGCTTAACGGCTGGAGCTAACAAAGGGTAA
- a CDS encoding ThuA domain-containing protein, with protein sequence MNVTVWNENRHEQTSEQVREVYPEGIHGAIAGFLRNEEGIEVQTATLDEPEHGLTEDVLQNTDVLIWWGHMAHHEVSDEVVEKVKQRVLEGMGLIVLHSGHFSKIFKTLMGTSCDLKWREADETERLWVINPGHQIVDGILEYIELEKEEMYGEHFDIPAPDEVIFTSWFEGGEVFRSGCTFYRGNGKIFYFRPGHETYPTYYNKDIQKVITNAVKWAKPADRKRPVYGNAKPLSPIAPKGE encoded by the coding sequence ATGAACGTAACAGTATGGAATGAAAATCGTCATGAACAAACGAGTGAACAAGTACGCGAAGTCTATCCAGAAGGCATTCATGGTGCCATTGCTGGTTTTTTAAGAAACGAGGAAGGCATTGAGGTTCAAACAGCTACATTAGATGAGCCGGAGCATGGCCTGACAGAAGATGTTTTACAAAACACGGATGTTCTTATTTGGTGGGGACATATGGCTCATCATGAAGTGAGCGATGAAGTGGTGGAAAAAGTAAAGCAGCGTGTGCTTGAGGGGATGGGTCTGATTGTCCTTCACTCAGGGCATTTCTCTAAAATCTTTAAAACGCTTATGGGGACAAGTTGTGATCTAAAGTGGAGAGAAGCGGATGAGACTGAACGTCTATGGGTCATTAACCCAGGGCACCAAATAGTAGACGGCATTCTTGAGTATATCGAGCTTGAAAAAGAAGAAATGTACGGGGAGCACTTTGATATCCCGGCACCGGACGAAGTGATTTTTACAAGCTGGTTCGAGGGTGGAGAGGTTTTCCGCAGCGGTTGTACGTTCTATCGCGGAAATGGAAAAATCTTTTACTTCCGACCAGGGCATGAAACTTATCCAACTTACTACAACAAAGATATTCAAAAAGTTATTACAAACGCGGTTAAATGGGCAAAACCAGCGGACCGCAAGCGCCCGGTCTACGGCAATGCCAAACCGCTTTCACCTATCGCTCCTAAAGGGGAATAA